Proteins from a single region of Coprobacter tertius:
- a CDS encoding DUF1566 domain-containing protein: MKEFIQMKKMKRFAQFYRVGLCGTGMWLCLFTDMAAQYVCKEVIADFNAPVAVIYTNGMPESAIWPLGTVLTKNGATIRHREREGNMGNRNINSRVSARFIVAPDDLSGTPTWAEASGFEDNGNKDNLNADFVNPSTGGCRGLTTGGRHWRLPTERELQLMWVLMDGINIIYPNAPLSGSRFASTESAFGDGGPGRMAIYVDFYNNPFVLNNDHPFTTSARSKIDRIKSRCISDY, translated from the coding sequence ATGAAAGAATTCATTCAAATGAAAAAGATGAAGCGGTTCGCTCAATTTTATAGAGTAGGATTATGTGGTACGGGAATGTGGTTGTGTCTTTTTACAGACATGGCTGCGCAGTACGTGTGCAAAGAGGTGATAGCAGATTTTAATGCTCCCGTTGCTGTTATTTATACTAATGGAATGCCCGAAAGTGCTATATGGCCTTTAGGAACAGTCCTCACTAAAAATGGAGCAACTATTCGCCATCGGGAACGTGAAGGTAATATGGGTAACCGAAATATCAACAGTCGGGTTTCGGCGCGGTTTATCGTAGCACCGGATGATCTTTCGGGCACTCCTACTTGGGCAGAGGCATCTGGTTTTGAAGATAATGGCAACAAAGATAATCTCAATGCCGATTTTGTGAATCCCTCGACAGGAGGGTGTCGTGGGCTGACGACGGGTGGTCGTCACTGGCGATTGCCCACAGAACGTGAATTGCAATTAATGTGGGTTCTTATGGATGGGATCAATATTATCTATCCTAACGCTCCTTTATCGGGTTCTCGTTTTGCCTCGACTGAGTCGGCTTTCGGAGACGGAGGTCCTGGTAGGATGGCAATTTATGTAGATTTTTATAATAATCCTTTTGTATTGAATAATGATCATCCTTTTACGACATCGGCTCGGTCTAAAATAGACAGGATTAAGTCACGTTGTATCAGCGACTACTGA